The Verrucomicrobium spinosum DSM 4136 = JCM 18804 DNA segment CGCCGCCCAGGTTTATCTGGCCAAGCACCGGGTCGGTGCGCTGGTTAAAAAAGAGGTTCAGGCTCTGGAATCCACGATGCTTTAGGCATTCATTGGGCTGCCTTGGGATCTTTCTCAGGGATAGACGGGGTGGTTCGGGTGATGCCGCCGTTTTTCTTGCATCGTTCACTGGATGGCAGGGATCATCCTTGCTAGGTTTGCTGCAATCAATGCCCGCCCCTGACGAGCCCCAAGCCCCGACCCCCAACGCTGGCGACAAGTCATCGGAGAAAGGTGGTCGTGCTTCGGCTCTGCCTCCGCCACCCGGCGACGTGAAGCAGGGGGTGAAGATCGAACCTCGCGGTCAGGTGAAGGCGGATACCCGCATCCCGCCCGAGGAGCCCGTCAGCACCCGGGACAACGATATTCCCATACCCGACTTCAAGCTGATCCGGCGCATTGGGTCTGGAGCCTATGGGGAGGTTTGGCTTGCTCAGGCCATCACTGGGGCTCTCCGTGCCGTGAAGATCGTCTGGCGGGAGGACTTCGAGTACGAAAAGACTTTCCGGCGTGAGTTTGAGGGCATCCAACAGTTTGAGCCCATCTCCCGAGGTCATCCTGGACTGGTGAATGTGCTTCATGTGGGATGGAATGACGCCCACGGCTTCTACTATTATGTGATGGAGCTGGCCGACGATGCCCAGAGTGGGCGTGATGTCGATATCACCACGTACGTGCCCCGCACACTCACCACAGATTTTCGCAACCGGGGGCGCATCGGCCTTCAGGAGTGCAAAGAGACGGGAATCTTCCTCGCAGACGCCCTTGGCTACATGCACAGCCACGGCCTGACCCACCGGGACATCAAGCCGTCCAACATCATATATGTAAAGGGAGCCTGGAAGCTCGCCGATATCGGTCTTGTCGCAGTCCACGGAGAGCGTTCTTACGTCGGCACGGAGGGATTTGTGCCCCCAGAAGGCCCTGGCACATTTGCTTCTGACATCTATAGTCTGGGAAAAGTGCTCTATGAGATCAGTTCCGGGAAGGATCGCATGGAGTTCCCGGAGGTGCCGGAGGATCTGGGAGCGGCAGAGTGGAACTTGTGGCGGGAGTGGAACACCGTCATCTGCCGGGCCTGTGCCCCCAGTCTGAAGGAACGCTACGCCAGCTCGGCCGACTTTGCCGCCGCTTTGCGCATGGTGGGAGTGCCTCGCCCTGTGCCTCTTTCCCGCCGGGTGGTGAACGCTACCTGGCATTTGGCGGTGGGCTCTGTGTTGAGCGGAGCGCTGCTCGCCGTGGTGCAGAGGGAGACAGCGTGGAGCTACCAGATTCAGGCTCCCGAGGCCAAAAAACTCACCCCGGAGGAGATTGCCCAGGCCAAGCTGCCCAATCCAGGGCGCATGTGGCTCAACAGCTTTGACATGCGCTTCACCTGGCAGAAGGATCGCCATGTGGCCGACCGGCCCGTTTCTCTGGAGCTGTTCAATCAGTTTCTGGAGTCCACCATGCAGTCCTTTGAAGGCGAGGTGGTGCCCAGCTTCCAAAAGGGGGGCAAACCGGAATACTCGGTGGTGGTACCTCGGGCAGATGCCACTGGGTTCTGCAACTGGTTGACCGATCAAGACCGCGCGGCGGGCGCTCTCGGGGTGGACATGGAGTACGGCTGGCGCCCAGACACCACGCTCAAGCGCAGCCCTGGCTCGCAGAAGAACTGGTTTGCCATGCGCCTCACTCTGGAGAAGCTGCAATTTGGCCAGGTGCTGGTGGAGAGCCTGCCGCCGCATGCTGAGGTCATCAACAATGGCGAGGTGTTGGGCACCACCCCGTTGTCCCTTTCGCGGATGCGGGTGGGCGAGGCCTCCTTCGTCATGAGCCTGCCGGGCTACAAACGCGAAATTCTCAAAGGCAAGGTGGAAGAGGGTAAGCTGCTCACCCTGACGGCCAAGATGAAGCCCACGGATGCGGTGGCATTCGGTCGCAAGTGGAAGAACTCTCTCGGCATGGATTTCGTCCCGCTGGGAGCCGTTCTCATGTCTGCCACAGAGATCCGCAGGGCGGACTACGCCAGCTATCTGAGATCCGTCCCCATCACAAATCCGCCGCCAGTTGACCCGTCAGAGGACAGCACCCTGCCCATGACCTTTGTCAGCCGGGATGATGCCATGCACTATGCCAGGTGGCTCACCCGCACCGAGCAGGCCAAGGGACTGCTGGAGGAGAATCAGAGCTACCGCCTGCCGACAGACGATGAGTGGAGCATGGCCGCTGGCCTGCCGCGCGAGCGTGGTGACACGCCGGCGGAGCGCAATCGCCGGATCGAAGGGTTCTACCCTTGGGGCTTCATTTGGGTTCCGCCAGTGGTGCCAGGTAACCTCTGGGACCAGAGCGCCGCTGATGAAGCAAAACAGAAGAGTGGCATTCCGGGGCTGAATGATGGCTTCGTTGGGCTCGCACCTGTAGGTTCCTTTACGCCGGATGCTCGCACCGGCCTCAGAGACCTTTCGGGCAACGTCTGGGAATGGGTGGCAGAGGATTTTGGCGGGTCTGAGCCAAAGCAGCAGCGTCTGGGAGTGGTGCGTGGTGGGAGCTGGCGTACTCGCGAGAGGGAGGAGCTGCTTGCTTCATATAGAAGACCCATGCCCACTGGCACCCGCAATGATGAAATCGGGTTCCGTCTTGTTCTGGGAGAGAATGGAGTTCTCGCCCGAATGGATGAGTAGTCT contains these protein-coding regions:
- a CDS encoding bifunctional serine/threonine-protein kinase/formylglycine-generating enzyme family protein → MPAPDEPQAPTPNAGDKSSEKGGRASALPPPPGDVKQGVKIEPRGQVKADTRIPPEEPVSTRDNDIPIPDFKLIRRIGSGAYGEVWLAQAITGALRAVKIVWREDFEYEKTFRREFEGIQQFEPISRGHPGLVNVLHVGWNDAHGFYYYVMELADDAQSGRDVDITTYVPRTLTTDFRNRGRIGLQECKETGIFLADALGYMHSHGLTHRDIKPSNIIYVKGAWKLADIGLVAVHGERSYVGTEGFVPPEGPGTFASDIYSLGKVLYEISSGKDRMEFPEVPEDLGAAEWNLWREWNTVICRACAPSLKERYASSADFAAALRMVGVPRPVPLSRRVVNATWHLAVGSVLSGALLAVVQRETAWSYQIQAPEAKKLTPEEIAQAKLPNPGRMWLNSFDMRFTWQKDRHVADRPVSLELFNQFLESTMQSFEGEVVPSFQKGGKPEYSVVVPRADATGFCNWLTDQDRAAGALGVDMEYGWRPDTTLKRSPGSQKNWFAMRLTLEKLQFGQVLVESLPPHAEVINNGEVLGTTPLSLSRMRVGEASFVMSLPGYKREILKGKVEEGKLLTLTAKMKPTDAVAFGRKWKNSLGMDFVPLGAVLMSATEIRRADYASYLRSVPITNPPPVDPSEDSTLPMTFVSRDDAMHYARWLTRTEQAKGLLEENQSYRLPTDDEWSMAAGLPRERGDTPAERNRRIEGFYPWGFIWVPPVVPGNLWDQSAADEAKQKSGIPGLNDGFVGLAPVGSFTPDARTGLRDLSGNVWEWVAEDFGGSEPKQQRLGVVRGGSWRTREREELLASYRRPMPTGTRNDEIGFRLVLGENGVLARMDE